The following proteins come from a genomic window of Halorussus halophilus:
- a CDS encoding MBL fold metallo-hydrolase: protein MEIRRIAVPVETFAPGGTTNAYLLDGDESLLVDPAARTDELDELADSRGIDHVLVTHSHPDHVGAVAHYAQRYDATVWSRAGREDRFEAATNVVPDRTFREGTTIGDATVMETPGHAPDHVALVFDSGIVTGDLVVAEGSVVVGADEGDVRAYLTSLRRLYARNPDRLYPGHGPEIDDSRATVERLIRHRLAREAKVLAAVRGGATTLDEILDAAYEKDLTGVRELACSTVAAHLEKLAVEQKVAWDGSVAETR, encoded by the coding sequence ATGGAGATTCGCCGGATTGCAGTGCCAGTAGAGACGTTCGCACCCGGTGGAACAACCAACGCCTACCTACTGGACGGCGACGAGTCGCTTCTCGTAGACCCCGCTGCGCGCACCGACGAGCTAGACGAACTCGCAGACAGTCGTGGAATCGACCACGTTCTCGTGACCCACAGCCACCCCGACCACGTCGGCGCAGTCGCTCACTACGCACAACGGTACGACGCGACGGTCTGGTCGCGAGCGGGCCGCGAAGACCGCTTCGAAGCCGCGACGAACGTCGTCCCAGACCGGACGTTCCGCGAGGGGACGACGATTGGTGACGCGACAGTGATGGAGACGCCCGGTCACGCTCCGGACCACGTCGCCCTAGTTTTCGATTCGGGCATCGTGACTGGTGACCTCGTCGTCGCGGAGGGGAGCGTCGTCGTCGGTGCAGACGAAGGAGACGTGCGGGCCTATCTCACGTCGCTCCGGCGACTCTACGCTCGGAATCCCGACCGACTCTACCCCGGTCACGGTCCCGAAATCGACGACTCACGAGCGACCGTCGAGCGACTGATTCGCCACCGTCTCGCGCGGGAGGCGAAGGTTCTCGCGGCAGTCCGAGGGGGAGCGACCACGCTAGACGAGATTCTCGACGCCGCCTACGAGAAGGACCTGACTGGGGTCCGGGAACTCGCCTGCAGTACGGTCGCGGCGCACCTCGAAAAGTTGGCGGTCGAGCAGAAAGTCGCGTGGGACGGGTCGGTGGCCGAAACGCGATAG
- a CDS encoding MarR family transcriptional regulator, with protein sequence MSTTTDKPPVAEQAAEDYRERLRELPPSAKLVAKVLEMDAPLSQGQLAEESLLPDRTVRYALNRLEEQDLVDSRYSFQDARKQVYFLER encoded by the coding sequence ATGAGTACCACCACGGACAAGCCACCCGTAGCCGAACAGGCGGCCGAAGACTACCGCGAACGACTGCGCGAACTGCCGCCCAGCGCCAAGTTGGTCGCCAAGGTGCTGGAGATGGACGCGCCGCTCTCGCAGGGACAACTCGCCGAGGAGTCGCTGCTGCCCGACCGGACGGTTCGCTACGCGCTGAACCGTCTCGAAGAGCAGGACCTCGTCGATTCGCGCTACAGCTTCCAGGACGCCCGCAAACAGGTCTACTTCCTCGAACGCTGA
- a CDS encoding PPOX class F420-dependent oxidoreductase — translation MESIPESFHDLFERKTFATFATLMPEGTPQLTPVWIDVDEEGYLLVNTARGRQKEKNVERDPKVGVCVIDPDDPYRYVSVRGEVEEVTEDGAIEHIDKLAQRYMDVEEYPNHGEESGARVIVRIRPDRVTTTGE, via the coding sequence ATGGAATCGATTCCCGAATCTTTCCACGACTTGTTCGAGCGCAAGACGTTCGCCACCTTCGCCACGCTGATGCCTGAAGGGACGCCGCAGTTGACGCCCGTCTGGATAGACGTAGACGAAGAGGGGTATCTACTCGTCAACACTGCGCGTGGCCGTCAGAAAGAGAAGAACGTCGAGCGGGACCCGAAGGTCGGCGTCTGCGTGATAGATCCCGACGATCCGTATCGGTACGTCTCCGTTCGGGGTGAAGTCGAGGAAGTAACCGAAGACGGTGCAATCGAACACATCGACAAACTTGCCCAGCGGTACATGGATGTCGAGGAGTATCCGAACCACGGCGAAGAGTCCGGGGCGCGGGTCATCGTCCGTATACGACCCGACCGCGTGACGACGACCGGCGAGTAG
- a CDS encoding class I SAM-dependent methyltransferase, whose protein sequence is MKGEEWYQADEVAEEYDEKRFSRGGRLIDRREKQAVLDALGPLEDQRVLEIACGTGRFTVMLAERGADIVGLDISAAMLQQGRKKAQAAGVSDHLEFMRGDAARLPFPDDHFDTVFAMRFFHLADTPAAFLSEMRRVAKEQVIFDTFNATSTRSIYNWLLPMGSRLYSRTEVEKLLAEADLELAEEDHDWILPYGFYRKIPGSIAGPIREFDESVGESVVGDSLASVSYWAASVE, encoded by the coding sequence GTGAAAGGAGAGGAGTGGTACCAGGCTGACGAAGTCGCCGAGGAGTACGACGAAAAGCGATTCTCCCGCGGTGGACGGCTCATCGACCGCCGGGAGAAGCAGGCCGTCCTCGACGCGCTCGGCCCGCTGGAAGACCAACGGGTTCTCGAAATCGCCTGCGGGACCGGCCGGTTCACGGTGATGCTCGCCGAACGCGGCGCGGACATCGTCGGGTTAGACATCTCTGCGGCGATGCTCCAACAGGGTCGCAAGAAAGCGCAAGCCGCTGGCGTCTCGGACCATCTAGAGTTCATGCGCGGCGACGCCGCACGACTGCCGTTCCCGGACGACCACTTCGATACGGTGTTCGCCATGCGCTTTTTCCACCTCGCGGATACGCCCGCGGCCTTCCTATCGGAGATGCGGCGAGTCGCCAAAGAGCAGGTCATCTTCGACACGTTCAACGCGACCAGTACGCGGAGCATCTACAACTGGTTGCTCCCGATGGGCTCACGTCTCTACTCCCGAACCGAGGTGGAGAAACTGCTCGCCGAGGCGGACCTCGAACTCGCGGAGGAGGACCACGACTGGATACTGCCGTACGGTTTCTATCGGAAGATTCCCGGCTCTATCGCCGGTCCAATTCGGGAGTTCGACGAGTCGGTCGGCGAGTCGGTGGTCGGCGATTCACTCGCGTCCGTCTCGTACTGGGCCGCGAGCGTGGAGTGA
- a CDS encoding glycosyltransferase family 2 protein, producing the protein MKLSVVVPTLNGRERLASSLDALAAHAPDAEVVVVNGPSADGTTGMVQARDDVDVLLEVSDRTLNVARNAGIAAASGDAIALVGHDTAVEPSWADAVRKRLGDDESAAVTGPIHRSVRAGMTTESEESRTIDGVEVTYFDGTNVAFTREAIEAVDGFDEYLRTGGARDCAHRLANAGYEVSWRSSVCVSKHDGEEDENGSNGAAETENRDWGWKYRALAYRLVKNYGPRPGVFRRTGRDAVKDAAGTAYRVLRGEGTPSEWMGSGKQVVTNTIVGCKDGLVARLRDRTESRNPRGLSSRADRVVERYDWREREKE; encoded by the coding sequence ATGAAGCTGTCCGTGGTGGTGCCGACGCTCAACGGGCGGGAGCGGCTAGCCTCGTCTCTGGACGCGCTGGCCGCTCACGCGCCCGACGCGGAGGTCGTCGTCGTCAACGGCCCCTCCGCCGACGGGACCACCGGGATGGTGCAGGCGCGCGACGACGTGGACGTGTTGCTCGAAGTGTCCGACAGAACGTTGAACGTCGCGCGTAACGCCGGTATCGCGGCCGCGAGCGGTGACGCCATCGCGCTCGTCGGCCACGACACGGCCGTCGAACCCTCGTGGGCAGACGCGGTTCGTAAACGATTGGGCGACGACGAGTCGGCGGCGGTCACGGGACCGATTCATCGGTCGGTTCGAGCAGGCATGACGACCGAGAGCGAAGAGTCAAGAACCATCGACGGCGTCGAGGTAACGTACTTCGACGGGACGAACGTCGCGTTCACCCGCGAGGCCATCGAAGCAGTCGATGGCTTCGACGAGTATCTCCGCACGGGCGGTGCGAGAGACTGTGCGCACCGACTCGCCAACGCCGGATACGAAGTTTCGTGGCGCTCGTCGGTCTGCGTGAGCAAACACGACGGCGAGGAAGACGAGAACGGGTCGAACGGAGCGGCCGAGACCGAGAACCGCGACTGGGGCTGGAAGTACCGCGCGCTGGCGTACCGACTGGTCAAGAACTACGGGCCACGACCCGGCGTCTTCCGGCGGACCGGTCGAGACGCTGTGAAAGACGCCGCTGGAACCGCCTATCGAGTCCTTCGCGGCGAGGGCACGCCCTCCGAGTGGATGGGCAGCGGTAAGCAAGTGGTGACGAACACTATCGTCGGCTGTAAAGACGGACTGGTCGCGCGCCTGAGAGACAGGACCGAGTCGCGCAATCCGCGCGGACTCTCCTCGCGCGCCGACCGCGTCGTCGAACGCTACGACTGGCGGGAACGCGAGAAGGAGTAG
- a CDS encoding helix-turn-helix domain-containing protein, with protein MTLIADFYLETPVLAATLEAVPDMQIAVEQHTSQQSKPVAITFWAEGGDFGAFEDAIDDDPTVTNPEVLASIDSQRLYQVELTEQGDELITYHSWADVGGVFVSSERMDAGWHVRIRFPDRESLRQYAEFCEEKGLKFDLRQLYDAGGRDSASFGLTDRQAETLQLATEMGYFEVPRRAELEDIAERLGVSRQAVSERVRRATEALARATIFVEPETDESEENEE; from the coding sequence ATGACCCTCATCGCGGACTTTTATCTGGAGACGCCGGTCCTCGCCGCGACGCTCGAAGCGGTCCCCGACATGCAGATTGCCGTCGAGCAACACACCTCCCAGCAGTCGAAACCGGTCGCAATCACGTTCTGGGCGGAGGGTGGCGACTTCGGCGCGTTCGAGGACGCAATCGACGACGACCCGACGGTCACGAACCCGGAAGTGTTGGCGTCGATAGACAGCCAGCGACTCTACCAAGTCGAGTTGACCGAGCAGGGCGACGAACTCATCACGTACCACAGTTGGGCCGACGTCGGCGGCGTCTTCGTCTCCTCGGAACGGATGGACGCCGGGTGGCACGTCAGAATCCGGTTCCCGGACCGCGAGAGCCTGCGACAGTACGCGGAGTTCTGCGAGGAGAAGGGCCTCAAATTCGACCTCCGGCAATTGTACGACGCGGGCGGCCGCGACTCGGCGTCGTTCGGGTTGACCGACAGACAGGCCGAGACGCTCCAGTTGGCCACCGAGATGGGCTACTTCGAAGTGCCACGCCGGGCCGAACTCGAAGACATCGCCGAGCGACTCGGCGTCTCGCGCCAAGCGGTCTCAGAGCGGGTTCGCAGAGCGACCGAAGCACTCGCTCGGGCGACTATCTTCGTAGAACCGGAGACGGACGAGTCAGAAGAGAACGAGGAGTAA
- a CDS encoding amidohydrolase family protein, with the protein MLELEHRFRVVDVHARFNADAGGVQTRGRAISPDRLEREMHQAGVVRTVVFPGPRGEDSYVSANNAVARRSVERPFLAFARINGPRDPGGGASRLRNLTARRKEYHTTPEDIEQYAYDDRFHGFKLHPVEDGLPDEPVLDQLEEVGLPVLVHAGVGYPPSEVADTLLTRSFPVILAHFGGHPLDRDLMSEAVDLLERHDECYLDTSYVRYRDLLERAVMEHPDRVLFGSGAPSAHPNVAVMEILTLDVPEDAMRKVFDKNPCRVIPALSRDGR; encoded by the coding sequence ATGCTGGAGTTGGAGCATCGTTTCAGGGTGGTGGACGTACACGCGCGGTTCAACGCCGACGCAGGCGGCGTACAGACTCGCGGCCGGGCCATCAGTCCCGACAGACTCGAACGGGAGATGCATCAAGCGGGGGTCGTCCGGACGGTGGTGTTCCCCGGCCCGCGAGGCGAAGATAGCTACGTGAGCGCGAACAACGCCGTCGCGCGCCGGAGCGTCGAACGACCGTTTCTGGCGTTCGCTCGCATCAACGGTCCACGAGACCCCGGTGGCGGCGCGTCTCGACTGCGCAACCTCACCGCGCGCCGCAAGGAGTACCACACCACGCCGGAGGACATCGAGCAGTACGCCTACGACGACCGATTCCACGGGTTCAAGCTCCATCCCGTCGAAGACGGACTTCCGGACGAACCGGTCCTCGACCAGTTGGAAGAAGTCGGCCTGCCGGTCCTCGTCCACGCCGGAGTTGGCTACCCGCCGAGCGAGGTCGCAGACACCCTCCTCACGCGGTCGTTCCCCGTGATTCTCGCCCACTTCGGCGGCCACCCGCTCGACCGCGACTTGATGAGCGAGGCGGTGGACCTCCTCGAACGCCACGACGAGTGCTACCTCGACACCAGTTACGTCCGGTATCGGGACCTGCTGGAACGCGCGGTCATGGAACACCCCGACCGAGTGCTGTTCGGCAGTGGCGCACCCAGTGCCCACCCGAACGTCGCGGTCATGGAGATTCTGACCCTCGACGTGCCCGAAGACGCCATGCGGAAGGTCTTCGACAAGAACCCTTGCCGCGTCATTCCCGCTCTCTCGCGGGACGGCCGCTAA
- the thsA gene encoding thermosome subunit alpha, which translates to MGGRPMFILSEDTQRSHGRDAQTSNIAAGKAVSGAVRTTLGPRGMDKMLVTDTGDVTITNDGATILNTMDIEHPAAQMIVEVADAQEEEVGDGTTTAAVLAGELLAKAENLLDDEVHPTTIVEGYAMARDIALEAIDDRVLDDELNDELLRQVAESSMTGKGTGDITTERLAEAVVNAIRHVENEDGVNRDNVRIHTQTGSSSSATELVEGIISDAEPAHDDMPFEVTDATIAVVDEKLGVRETEIDAEYNVESVEQLTAAMDAEERGLRKYAENLADAGVEVVFATDSIEDRVAAYLAKEGILAFEDVSDDEARAIASATGASRTGKVEDIEDADLGRADEIRVRRFGENDLAFVEGGAAAESVTLLVRGGTEHVVDELERAIHDALDVVTAALDAGGVVPGAGATEIAVADRVREQAASIEGRKQLAVEAFADAVDVLPRTLAENTGMDPIDGLVDLRAANDKEEGHAGIIATGQHGEIGDPIEAGVLDPAAVKREAFESATEASTMIARIDDVISAE; encoded by the coding sequence ATGGGCGGCCGACCGATGTTCATCCTCTCGGAGGACACACAGCGGTCGCACGGCAGAGACGCCCAAACGTCCAACATTGCGGCAGGCAAGGCAGTCAGCGGCGCGGTACGCACGACACTCGGCCCGCGCGGGATGGACAAGATGCTCGTCACCGACACGGGCGACGTGACCATCACGAACGACGGCGCGACCATCCTGAACACGATGGACATCGAGCACCCCGCCGCCCAGATGATAGTCGAAGTCGCAGACGCCCAAGAGGAGGAAGTCGGCGACGGAACGACCACGGCGGCGGTGTTGGCGGGTGAACTACTGGCGAAAGCCGAGAACCTACTCGACGACGAAGTACACCCGACGACCATCGTGGAAGGCTACGCGATGGCCCGCGACATCGCTCTCGAAGCCATCGACGACCGCGTACTCGACGACGAACTGAACGACGAACTGCTCCGGCAGGTCGCCGAATCGAGCATGACTGGCAAGGGAACCGGCGACATCACGACCGAACGCCTCGCCGAGGCAGTCGTGAACGCCATCCGCCACGTCGAGAACGAGGACGGGGTGAACCGTGACAACGTTCGCATCCACACCCAGACCGGTTCCTCCTCGTCGGCCACGGAACTCGTCGAGGGCATCATCAGCGACGCCGAACCGGCCCACGACGACATGCCCTTCGAAGTCACCGACGCGACGATTGCAGTCGTGGACGAGAAACTGGGCGTGCGCGAGACCGAAATCGACGCCGAGTACAACGTCGAGAGCGTCGAGCAACTGACCGCCGCGATGGACGCCGAAGAGCGCGGTCTCCGGAAGTACGCCGAAAATCTGGCCGACGCGGGCGTCGAAGTCGTCTTCGCCACGGACTCCATCGAGGACCGCGTTGCGGCCTACCTCGCAAAAGAGGGCATCCTCGCGTTCGAAGACGTGAGCGACGACGAGGCACGCGCCATCGCCTCCGCGACCGGCGCGAGTCGGACCGGCAAGGTCGAAGACATCGAAGACGCCGACTTGGGACGCGCCGACGAGATTCGCGTGCGACGGTTCGGCGAGAACGACCTCGCGTTCGTGGAAGGCGGTGCGGCCGCAGAGTCCGTCACCCTGCTCGTCCGGGGCGGCACCGAACACGTCGTGGACGAACTCGAACGCGCGATTCACGATGCGCTCGACGTGGTGACTGCAGCACTCGACGCAGGTGGCGTCGTCCCCGGCGCGGGCGCGACCGAAATCGCCGTCGCCGACCGCGTGCGCGAGCAGGCCGCGAGCATCGAAGGCCGCAAGCAACTCGCCGTGGAAGCGTTCGCCGACGCCGTGGACGTGCTTCCGCGCACGCTCGCGGAGAACACCGGCATGGACCCAATCGACGGCCTCGTGGACCTTCGGGCCGCGAACGACAAAGAAGAGGGCCATGCGGGCATCATCGCCACCGGCCAGCACGGCGAAATCGGCGACCCAATCGAGGCGGGTGTGCTGGACCCCGCGGCAGTCAAGCGCGAGGCCTTCGAATCCGCGACGGAGGCCTCGACGATGATTGCCCGCATCGACGACGTGATTTCGGCGGAGTAG
- a CDS encoding GHMP family kinase ATP-binding protein — translation MSAFAPGSVTAIFAPADHPDESLGASFAIADGVVADVGPADGGDGLGDEAGIVTVDGSPTDFEPVELALDELDVSARVELDAEIPIGRGFGASGAATLATALAADAEFDLDYSREELVQLSHRAEVEAGTGLGDVFIQNQGGLLVGNNTGVERYDPEATIEYESYGGIDTSEVLSDDDLLARIEKVGRTALASLPAEPTPRELTVEGWNFARKTGLPTKEVEETVDDVESAGGTASMAMVGETVFAVGVEGVLDNRTEISTAGAELR, via the coding sequence ATGAGCGCCTTCGCCCCCGGAAGCGTCACTGCCATCTTCGCCCCTGCCGACCACCCCGACGAGTCGCTCGGCGCGAGTTTCGCCATCGCCGACGGCGTCGTCGCGGACGTGGGTCCCGCGGACGGCGGGGACGGACTCGGGGACGAAGCGGGCATCGTCACAGTCGATGGCTCCCCCACTGACTTCGAACCCGTGGAACTCGCGCTCGACGAACTCGACGTCTCCGCCCGCGTCGAACTCGACGCCGAGATACCAATCGGTCGTGGTTTCGGTGCGAGCGGAGCCGCCACACTCGCCACCGCACTCGCCGCCGACGCGGAGTTCGACCTCGACTACTCCCGCGAAGAACTGGTTCAACTCTCCCACCGCGCGGAAGTCGAAGCAGGCACCGGACTCGGCGACGTATTCATCCAGAATCAGGGCGGCCTGCTGGTCGGCAACAACACCGGCGTCGAACGGTACGACCCCGAAGCGACCATCGAGTACGAGAGCTACGGCGGCATCGACACCAGCGAAGTGCTGAGCGACGACGACTTGCTGGCACGCATCGAGAAAGTAGGCCGGACGGCACTTGCGTCGCTCCCTGCGGAACCGACGCCGAGGGAACTGACCGTCGAAGGCTGGAACTTCGCCCGGAAAACCGGCCTCCCGACGAAAGAGGTGGAGGAAACTGTCGATGACGTCGAATCGGCGGGCGGCACCGCCAGCATGGCGATGGTCGGCGAGACGGTCTTCGCGGTTGGCGTCGAGGGCGTACTGGACAATCGGACGGAGATTTCGACGGCAGGCGCAGAACTCAGATAA
- a CDS encoding twin-arginine translocation signal domain-containing protein, translating into MNANRRQFLKRSAVATVGATTLVGASGTAAAYDVPLVSTRGHCSDDGSLKSGVSQYSYETNGLVPGIDTSCVSDLTVFIHGWDKKSSSSSDAEQDARDKIQQAETELTGSGYDGTVVGYTWDNDVGGGADYGWGEAQTAAQNNGLKLAQFAVDLKYYCPNVSLRFASHSLGAQVLLSSLRSLDVTSWWDDQGHEVYSTHLLGAAQDNEAPTQEWMDTYNAVTNEVTSQFNYHNHEDDVLQWVYNTIEFDQALGETGYEDGNTPAPNHHELDVTSQVGDDHSGYLSNVSDEVVYHMENTSAYV; encoded by the coding sequence ATGAACGCCAATCGACGGCAGTTCCTCAAGCGGAGTGCAGTTGCAACGGTCGGTGCGACGACGCTCGTCGGTGCCTCGGGCACGGCCGCCGCCTACGACGTGCCGCTCGTCTCGACGCGCGGCCACTGCAGCGACGACGGCTCGCTGAAGTCCGGCGTCTCTCAGTACAGCTACGAGACGAACGGACTCGTCCCCGGAATCGACACCAGCTGTGTCTCGGACCTGACAGTCTTCATCCACGGTTGGGACAAGAAGAGCAGTAGCTCCTCGGACGCCGAACAGGACGCACGTGACAAGATTCAGCAGGCCGAGACGGAACTGACCGGTTCGGGCTACGACGGCACTGTCGTCGGCTACACGTGGGACAACGACGTCGGCGGCGGCGCGGACTACGGGTGGGGCGAGGCACAGACGGCCGCCCAGAACAACGGGCTCAAACTCGCGCAGTTCGCCGTAGACCTCAAGTACTACTGTCCGAACGTCAGCCTCCGCTTCGCCAGTCACTCGCTCGGTGCGCAGGTGCTTCTCAGTTCGCTCCGCTCGCTCGACGTGACTTCGTGGTGGGACGACCAAGGCCACGAAGTGTACTCGACGCACCTGCTCGGCGCGGCACAGGACAACGAAGCGCCCACCCAAGAGTGGATGGACACCTACAACGCCGTCACCAACGAGGTGACCAGCCAGTTCAACTACCACAACCACGAAGACGACGTGCTGCAGTGGGTGTACAACACCATCGAGTTCGACCAAGCACTCGGCGAAACGGGTTACGAGGACGGCAATACGCCCGCGCCGAACCACCACGAACTCGACGTGACTTCCCAAGTCGGCGACGACCACTCGGGCTACCTCTCGAACGTCTCCGACGAGGTCGTTTACCACATGGAGAACACCTCGGCGTACGTCTAA
- a CDS encoding 50S ribosomal protein L44e, with protein MEMPRRFNTYCPHCRAHEQHEVEKVRTGRSTGLKWDERKQREGSKGIGNRGRFSKVPGGDKPTKKTDLKYRCSECGKAHLREGWRAGRLTFQE; from the coding sequence ATGGAGATGCCACGACGCTTCAACACGTACTGTCCCCACTGCCGCGCCCACGAACAACACGAAGTCGAGAAGGTCCGAACGGGCCGCTCGACCGGTCTGAAGTGGGACGAGCGCAAGCAGCGCGAAGGCAGCAAGGGTATCGGGAACCGCGGCCGGTTCTCGAAGGTGCCCGGTGGAGACAAACCGACGAAGAAGACCGACCTCAAGTACCGATGCAGTGAGTGTGGCAAGGCCCACCTCCGCGAAGGATGGCGCGCTGGCCGACTCACGTTCCAGGAGTAA
- a CDS encoding 30S ribosomal protein S27e gives MAGNFFTVQCPDCDNEQTVFEKAATEVACAVCGATLARPTGGKADIEGEVKETVEAR, from the coding sequence ATGGCAGGTAATTTCTTCACCGTTCAGTGCCCCGACTGTGACAACGAACAGACCGTCTTCGAGAAGGCGGCGACGGAAGTCGCCTGCGCCGTCTGCGGCGCGACGCTCGCTCGCCCGACCGGCGGCAAGGCCGACATCGAAGGCGAAGTCAAAGAGACTGTAGAGGCCCGATGA
- a CDS encoding translation initiation factor IF-2 subunit alpha, with the protein MKYSGWPETGELVVGKVEEIEDFGVFVDLEEYEDKRGLIHVSEVASGWIKNVRDHVSEGQTVVCKVLEVDEDAQQIDLSYKDVNDHQRSEKIQEWKNEQKADNWMTLAFGEDISDEQYASVANELIAEFGSLYDGFEQAAIHGPEALDSTDLDDDEVEQLVQTARENVSVPYVTVTGYVNLESAAEHGVDDIKEALQAAEGNGDIPEEVELDVTYVGAPEYRIRVKAPNYKTAESQLEESAARAESEIESLGGTGSFHRERQTEEE; encoded by the coding sequence ATGAAGTACAGCGGCTGGCCCGAGACCGGCGAACTCGTCGTCGGAAAAGTCGAGGAAATCGAGGACTTCGGCGTCTTCGTGGACCTCGAAGAGTACGAGGACAAGCGCGGTCTCATCCACGTCAGCGAGGTCGCCAGCGGATGGATCAAGAACGTCCGCGACCACGTGAGCGAGGGCCAGACGGTGGTCTGCAAGGTGCTGGAAGTGGACGAGGACGCCCAGCAGATCGACCTCTCCTACAAGGACGTCAACGACCACCAACGCTCCGAGAAGATTCAGGAGTGGAAAAACGAGCAGAAGGCCGACAACTGGATGACGCTCGCGTTCGGCGAGGACATCAGCGACGAGCAGTATGCCTCGGTCGCAAACGAACTCATCGCCGAGTTCGGGAGCCTCTACGACGGCTTCGAGCAAGCCGCCATCCACGGTCCGGAAGCGCTCGACAGCACCGACCTCGACGACGACGAGGTCGAGCAACTCGTCCAGACGGCCCGCGAGAACGTCTCGGTGCCGTACGTCACGGTGACCGGCTACGTCAACCTCGAAAGTGCCGCCGAACATGGCGTGGACGACATCAAGGAAGCACTACAGGCCGCCGAAGGCAACGGCGACATCCCCGAAGAGGTCGAACTCGACGTGACCTACGTCGGTGCCCCAGAGTACCGCATTCGGGTGAAAGCGCCGAACTACAAGACGGCCGAGTCCCAGCTCGAAGAGAGTGCGGCCCGCGCCGAATCCGAAATCGAGAGTCTCGGCGGCACGGGGTCGTTCCACCGCGAGCGCCAGACCGAAGAAGAGTAG
- a CDS encoding RNA-protein complex protein Nop10, giving the protein MKSDILVCSAWRERHSRPVYTLSAECPECGADAVNSAPAPFNPEDPYSEYRRALKERARE; this is encoded by the coding sequence ATGAAATCCGACATTTTGGTCTGTTCGGCGTGGCGCGAACGACACTCGCGGCCGGTGTACACCCTTTCTGCGGAGTGCCCCGAATGCGGAGCCGACGCTGTCAACAGCGCGCCCGCGCCGTTCAACCCCGAGGACCCCTACAGCGAGTACCGACGGGCACTTAAGGAGCGCGCCCGCGAGTAA
- a CDS encoding proteasome assembly chaperone family protein — MDELDIEVVADPELRDPVLVEGLPGVGHVGKLAAEQLLEEKDSELVRRVYSEFFPPQVSVEDDGTTELVCAEIHAVELEDRDLLVLTGDHQASDNTGHYRLTNAFLDICEEFGVESIYALGGVPTGELLDEYAVLGAATDTEFVEELQDVGVEFREDEPAGGIVGTSGLLLGLGERRGVRASCLMGETSGYIVDPKSARAVLEILQDQLGFEVNFDSLEERADEMEDVVGKIQEMESQQGMPSEEDLRYIG, encoded by the coding sequence ATGGACGAACTGGACATCGAGGTCGTCGCCGACCCGGAGCTACGCGACCCCGTGCTGGTCGAGGGACTACCGGGTGTCGGCCACGTCGGAAAGCTCGCGGCCGAGCAGTTGCTCGAAGAGAAAGACAGCGAGTTAGTGCGTCGAGTGTACTCGGAGTTCTTCCCACCGCAGGTCAGCGTCGAAGACGACGGCACCACGGAACTGGTGTGTGCGGAGATTCACGCCGTCGAACTCGAAGACCGGGACCTGCTCGTGCTGACGGGCGACCACCAAGCCAGCGACAACACCGGTCACTACCGACTGACGAACGCCTTCCTCGACATCTGCGAGGAGTTCGGCGTCGAGTCTATCTACGCGCTCGGTGGCGTTCCGACCGGTGAACTGCTGGACGAGTACGCCGTCCTCGGTGCCGCGACGGACACCGAGTTCGTCGAGGAACTACAAGACGTGGGCGTCGAGTTCCGCGAGGACGAACCCGCTGGCGGCATCGTCGGCACTAGCGGTCTCCTCTTGGGTCTCGGCGAACGCCGCGGCGTACGCGCGTCGTGTCTGATGGGTGAGACCAGCGGCTACATCGTGGACCCCAAGAGCGCCCGCGCGGTGCTGGAAATTCTCCAAGACCAACTCGGCTTCGAGGTCAACTTCGACTCGCTCGAAGAACGCGCCGACGAGATGGAGGACGTGGTCGGCAAGATTCAGGAGATGGAGTCCCAGCAGGGGATGCCCAGCGAAGAGGACCTACGGTACATCGGTTGA